From the genome of Desulfobaculum xiamenense, one region includes:
- a CDS encoding cytoplasmic protein: MIILDDTPPFSDVCSLCAHITDHSKRRCRAFPNGIPDAIWLGDDAHRAPWPDQGNDIVFERSVNR; encoded by the coding sequence ATGATCATTCTCGACGACACGCCGCCGTTTAGCGACGTGTGCAGCCTTTGCGCGCATATCACCGATCATTCCAAACGCAGGTGCCGTGCGTTTCCGAACGGCATCCCGGACGCGATCTGGCTCGGCGATGATGCGCATCGTGCACCATGGCCCGATCAGGGCAACGACATTGTGTTCGAGAGGAGTGTTAACAGATAA
- a CDS encoding phage tail tube protein: protein MVFNSVSGSDHVVTYVPETVWGTTPATPTMMVLRHTGFGMKPDKSTFESKELGQGGQVKDLRHGPLRVAGDIPVELSYGSYDDFIAAVLRGAWATDVLKVGATDRSFSLESIVQSGEFELFPGVLVNSLNLDIKPEAIVTGTFGCIGQNMILSGASVAASTTPANANSAFDAFTGTLSEGGVSIATVTGVSLTIENGYETGFVVGASRATTKSRQKIKVSGSLDCYYKDASLLQKFLNETVSSLALSLEDVHGNTLSIALPRIKYSGASKDIGDGPIMEKLSFVALYDETAATTITFTRTPA, encoded by the coding sequence ATGGTTTTCAACAGCGTGTCCGGAAGCGACCATGTCGTCACGTACGTGCCCGAAACGGTCTGGGGAACCACCCCGGCCACGCCGACCATGATGGTCCTGCGGCACACGGGATTCGGCATGAAGCCCGACAAGTCCACCTTCGAGTCCAAGGAACTGGGGCAGGGCGGGCAGGTGAAGGACCTGCGCCATGGTCCCCTGCGTGTTGCGGGGGACATCCCTGTGGAACTTTCCTACGGCAGCTATGACGACTTCATCGCCGCCGTCCTGCGCGGAGCATGGGCTACGGATGTGCTGAAGGTTGGAGCCACGGATAGGAGCTTCAGCCTGGAGAGCATTGTTCAGAGCGGGGAGTTCGAGCTTTTCCCCGGCGTGCTCGTGAACAGCCTGAACCTCGACATCAAGCCCGAGGCCATCGTGACTGGCACCTTCGGCTGCATCGGGCAGAACATGATTCTGTCCGGCGCCTCCGTCGCTGCATCGACCACTCCGGCCAATGCGAACAGCGCGTTCGACGCCTTCACCGGCACTCTTTCCGAGGGCGGTGTTTCCATCGCCACGGTCACGGGTGTGTCTCTGACCATCGAGAACGGCTACGAGACGGGGTTTGTGGTCGGCGCGTCGCGGGCAACGACCAAAAGCCGCCAGAAGATCAAGGTCAGCGGCTCGCTCGACTGCTACTACAAGGACGCCTCGCTCCTTCAGAAGTTCCTGAACGAGACGGTGTCCAGCCTCGCGCTGTCCCTTGAGGACGTGCATGGAAACACTCTGTCCATCGCCCTGCCGCGCATCAAGTACAGCGGTGCATCCAAGGACATCGGCGACGGTCCTATCATGGAGAAGCTGTCTTTCGTGGCCCTCTACGACGAGACGGCTGCCACCACCATCACCTTCACCCGTACCCCCGCATAG
- a CDS encoding DnaT-like ssDNA-binding protein: MAIVLVVETGRVVAGANTFVTLAEANAYHEARGNAAWTGTEDEKAVALVRAGQYLNGLAWKGARTARANAMAWPRGGVMDAEGQEWAADEIPQAVRDAQCEAALREIEARGSLQPNLARGGQVKRKKTDVLETEYFESATPRDRFTAITDMLWGLLSCASSRELVRS, encoded by the coding sequence ATGGCCATCGTGCTCGTGGTGGAGACCGGGCGCGTGGTGGCCGGGGCCAACACCTTCGTCACGCTCGCGGAGGCCAACGCCTATCACGAGGCGCGGGGCAATGCGGCGTGGACGGGCACGGAAGATGAGAAGGCCGTGGCCCTTGTGCGGGCCGGGCAGTACCTGAACGGGCTGGCGTGGAAGGGCGCACGAACGGCGCGCGCGAATGCCATGGCATGGCCGAGGGGTGGAGTCATGGACGCCGAGGGGCAGGAATGGGCGGCGGACGAGATTCCGCAGGCTGTGCGCGATGCCCAGTGCGAAGCCGCCCTGCGCGAGATCGAGGCCCGAGGAAGTCTCCAGCCGAACCTTGCGCGCGGTGGGCAGGTGAAGCGCAAGAAGACCGACGTGCTGGAGACCGAATATTTCGAGAGCGCAACCCCGCGCGACAGATTTACCGCCATCACGGACATGCTGTGGGGGCTGCTTTCCTGCGCGTCCAGCCGTGAACTCGTGAGGTCGTGA
- a CDS encoding P22 phage major capsid protein family protein translates to MANRLTDIIPQLLAQGLLALRGACVMPRLVNADYSTEAKQKGATIDVPVPSAIAAQAVSPGSTPPETADIGPTTVQIPLDQWFEAPFYMTDNDFLKVERGVIPMQASEAIKALAENVNSYLLALGRKFYGFHGTPGTTPFASNANDATAVRKILNRQLAPLTDRRIVLDPDAEANALNLAAFQNVNQAGNSTVAIDGTIGRRLGFDWAMDQQVPGFTASTVTAGALTANGAHAAGAKTVSLAKATNAMTLKDGDILTFAGHDQTYVVTADVSLSVGNTDVAIYPGLAQGLAGSEAVSVKASHVMNLAFHRDAIAFATRPLLDSAEGLGNIIQASVDPKSGLALRLEVSREHKRTRFSYDILYGAAVVRRELGSRLAG, encoded by the coding sequence ATGGCGAACCGTCTCACGGACATCATTCCCCAACTGCTTGCGCAGGGACTCTTGGCCCTTCGCGGCGCGTGCGTCATGCCCCGGCTGGTCAATGCGGACTATTCCACGGAGGCCAAGCAGAAGGGCGCGACCATCGACGTCCCCGTGCCCTCGGCCATCGCGGCGCAGGCCGTCAGCCCCGGTTCCACCCCGCCCGAAACCGCCGACATCGGGCCGACCACGGTGCAGATTCCTCTGGACCAGTGGTTCGAGGCGCCCTTCTACATGACCGACAACGACTTTCTGAAGGTCGAGCGGGGTGTCATTCCCATGCAGGCCTCGGAGGCCATCAAGGCGCTGGCCGAAAACGTCAACAGCTACCTGCTGGCCCTCGGCCGGAAGTTCTACGGCTTCCACGGCACGCCGGGGACCACGCCCTTCGCCTCCAACGCCAACGACGCCACCGCAGTGCGTAAGATTCTGAACCGGCAGCTTGCGCCCCTGACCGACCGCCGCATCGTGCTCGACCCCGATGCCGAGGCCAATGCCCTGAATCTGGCCGCCTTCCAGAACGTGAATCAGGCAGGCAACAGCACCGTGGCCATCGACGGCACCATCGGGCGTCGGCTCGGTTTCGACTGGGCCATGGACCAGCAGGTGCCTGGCTTCACGGCCTCCACGGTTACCGCCGGTGCGCTGACCGCCAACGGCGCGCACGCCGCAGGAGCCAAGACCGTCAGCCTCGCCAAGGCTACCAATGCGATGACCCTCAAGGACGGTGACATCCTCACCTTCGCCGGGCACGACCAGACCTACGTGGTCACCGCAGACGTGTCGCTGAGCGTGGGCAACACGGACGTCGCCATCTATCCCGGTCTGGCGCAGGGCCTCGCGGGCAGTGAGGCCGTGAGCGTGAAGGCGAGCCACGTGATGAACCTCGCGTTCCATCGCGACGCCATCGCCTTCGCCACCCGGCCTCTCCTGGACAGCGCCGAGGGCCTTGGGAACATCATCCAGGCCAGTGTGGATCCCAAGTCCGGGCTGGCGCTGCGTCTTGAGGTGTCGCGCGAGCACAAGCGCACCCGCTTCTCGTACGACATCCTCTACGGGGCCGCCGTGGTCCGGCGCGAACTCGGGTCGCGACTGGCGGGCTAG
- a CDS encoding zinc-ribbon domain-containing protein — MPLIQCPDCNHKVSDTAPTCPHCGRPLAAQTIEMTGKKIKKLQILSFTLVILGLLPTIAKNGDSTAGLLMILAGVVLYVAARVSKWWQHE, encoded by the coding sequence ATGCCCCTGATTCAATGCCCAGACTGTAATCACAAGGTTTCCGACACGGCCCCGACCTGCCCCCACTGCGGTCGCCCTCTCGCTGCACAGACCATTGAAATGACCGGCAAGAAAATCAAGAAGCTCCAAATCCTCAGCTTCACGCTCGTCATTCTGGGCCTGCTACCGACCATCGCAAAAAATGGAGACTCCACCGCAGGGCTATTGATGATTCTGGCCGGAGTCGTCCTATACGTGGCCGCAAGGGTATCCAAATGGTGGCAGCACGAATAA
- a CDS encoding phage tail terminator-like protein — MSVTAIRAALESRLVSLPGGWPIAWENVPFTPGGCGNHLRVHLLPATPVQAGLGTDAPNEHKGIFQVDVVVGRGDGPGEACAQVDALCVHFRRGTRCVSGVVTVTVTGVGPGPGLQEGNRYRVPVSISYRAYAAN, encoded by the coding sequence ATGAGTGTCACGGCCATTCGCGCGGCCCTCGAATCGCGCCTGGTCTCTCTGCCGGGAGGGTGGCCCATCGCGTGGGAGAATGTGCCCTTTACACCGGGGGGCTGCGGGAACCATCTGCGGGTTCACCTGCTTCCAGCCACACCGGTGCAGGCGGGGCTGGGGACCGACGCGCCCAACGAGCACAAGGGAATCTTCCAGGTGGATGTGGTCGTTGGTCGAGGGGACGGCCCAGGGGAGGCCTGCGCGCAGGTCGATGCCCTGTGCGTTCATTTCAGGCGGGGCACGCGCTGCGTTAGCGGGGTGGTGACCGTCACCGTGACAGGGGTCGGACCGGGGCCAGGCCTGCAAGAAGGCAATCGCTATCGCGTGCCCGTGTCCATTTCCTACAGGGCCTACGCGGCCAACTGA
- a CDS encoding phage tail assembly chaperone has product MEAFKAHLTLNAPRKDGQSLRAHLEQVARDSGEPPEELTELLGSSRPPDAGGYLLEWFWELHAARGQGMGPEAIGFVEIEAWARLTGRAPEPWEVAVLQRLDRTYFEWRDSGVRS; this is encoded by the coding sequence GTGGAGGCCTTCAAGGCCCATCTGACCCTGAACGCGCCTCGGAAGGATGGGCAAAGCCTGCGGGCACATCTGGAGCAGGTGGCACGGGATAGTGGCGAGCCACCCGAGGAATTGACTGAACTCCTTGGCAGTTCTCGGCCGCCGGATGCCGGAGGATATCTTCTTGAATGGTTCTGGGAACTGCACGCAGCGCGCGGGCAGGGTATGGGGCCTGAGGCGATTGGCTTCGTCGAGATAGAGGCGTGGGCGCGTCTCACTGGGCGTGCCCCGGAGCCGTGGGAAGTGGCTGTCTTACAACGGCTGGATAGAACCTATTTTGAATGGCGCGATTCCGGCGTCAGGTCATAG
- a CDS encoding DUF6651 domain-containing protein, with amino-acid sequence MPWKMDGDRIATQDGKPIWVYGDGKESPFDADAALSKIESLNSESATRKRELRKSQETLALLDGIDDIAGFVPAARKAMETVKNLDAKKLIDAGEAEKVKAEVARSMQAKIDELAGQLKQKETALVSEMIGGSFARSKFIAERLAIPHDLVEARFGKSFKIDGGRVVAVDASGNTLYSREKPGEPAGFDEALEMLVDSYPYKDTILKGSGGAGSGARPSGGAHSGGTINRHDMDAFGAHLEDIASGKVRAV; translated from the coding sequence ATGCCCTGGAAGATGGACGGCGACCGTATCGCGACGCAGGACGGCAAACCGATTTGGGTCTACGGCGACGGCAAGGAAAGTCCTTTCGATGCCGATGCCGCGTTGTCCAAGATCGAGTCGCTCAACAGCGAATCCGCAACCCGCAAGCGCGAGCTGCGCAAGTCGCAGGAGACGCTTGCCCTGCTCGACGGCATCGACGACATCGCCGGGTTCGTCCCCGCGGCGCGCAAGGCGATGGAGACGGTGAAGAATCTCGACGCCAAGAAGCTCATCGACGCCGGGGAGGCCGAGAAGGTGAAGGCCGAGGTCGCGCGGTCCATGCAGGCGAAGATCGACGAGCTTGCCGGGCAGCTCAAGCAGAAGGAGACGGCTCTTGTCTCCGAGATGATCGGTGGCAGCTTCGCCCGCTCCAAGTTCATCGCCGAGCGACTCGCCATCCCCCACGACCTCGTGGAGGCGCGCTTCGGCAAGAGCTTCAAGATCGACGGCGGGCGCGTTGTGGCCGTCGATGCCAGCGGCAATACGCTCTACAGCCGTGAGAAGCCCGGCGAACCGGCCGGGTTCGACGAGGCTTTGGAGATGCTCGTGGACTCCTATCCGTACAAGGACACCATCCTCAAGGGCTCCGGCGGGGCCGGGTCCGGCGCGCGGCCATCCGGCGGCGCACACTCCGGCGGAACCATCAACCGGCACGACATGGATGCCTTCGGCGCGCACCTTGAGGACATCGCATCCGGCAAGGTTCGGGCCGTCTAG
- a CDS encoding HK97 gp10 family phage protein, producing the protein MGGTFSVDLSRLVRKAEVDMNQVVRKVILDLSRAVVLRTPVDTGRARASWVAGIHSVPADSPEDKDPTGGRAIARMASLVQGLEAGTVVYIVSNLSYMPILEYGREDGRPGSAQAPQGMVRVTLQEFQDHVDRAAREVRGGRR; encoded by the coding sequence ATGGGTGGCACGTTCTCCGTGGACCTGTCCCGGCTGGTACGCAAGGCCGAGGTGGACATGAACCAGGTGGTGCGCAAGGTCATCCTCGACCTGTCCCGCGCCGTGGTCCTGCGTACGCCGGTGGATACGGGGCGCGCCCGCGCTTCGTGGGTGGCGGGCATCCATTCCGTCCCCGCTGACAGCCCAGAGGATAAGGATCCGACTGGCGGTCGAGCCATCGCCCGCATGGCAAGCCTTGTTCAGGGGCTGGAGGCTGGGACCGTGGTCTACATCGTGTCCAACCTCTCCTATATGCCGATTCTCGAATACGGGCGGGAGGATGGACGGCCGGGGTCAGCGCAGGCACCGCAGGGCATGGTCCGCGTGACCCTGCAGGAGTTTCAGGACCATGTGGACCGTGCGGCGCGCGAGGTGCGAGGGGGGCGGCGATGA